A stretch of Plasmodium chabaudi chabaudi strain AS genome assembly, chromosome: 14 DNA encodes these proteins:
- a CDS encoding glucose inhibited division protein a homologue, putative, with translation MAEEMPIHFGFNCQKKKIFFYVLILIIFFVIPNYSYILKKKSLFLTPNLYRKTYNNFKKNGNKLDSSQNLFAGKCPCNEHEKKYDVIVIGGGHSGCEASYISAKLGAKTLLITQCKESIGEMSCNPSIGGIGKGILVKEIDALGGLMGKVIDKSGIHFKILNLKKGLAVRGHRAQADRDLYNHYMKEYMFNMPNLYILENTVHSLLIENSITQNDSTNMDENMEEKKKYKYVYGIKNKCSCEFYADNVILTTGTFLGGICHIGKDKYKGGRIKRILGKGKDNQLTSESSIELNKIKEEIDKNKMQKINDIHNYIENNNDNKNEVKESSIFDNLIEESTKNLATQLKENNFEIKRMKTGTPPRLCKDSINFDILEKEGTEKKHPFYFSFLNSNKINNNKTLPCYKTYTNMNTHELVIKYLNELPDFDCYDKLGNGPRYCPSIAKKVTKFSEKKKHIIWLEPEGFDNILIYPNGLSSAYPLNRQQEIINSIKGLENAKILFPAYDVEYFYVNPKCLNYTLETKIINGLFLSGQICGTTGYEEAACQGIVAGINAALNSLKKKNMSPISNFVLTRNDSYIGVLIHDLINKGITEPYRMFTSRAEYRLYLRPDNADIRLTPKAEQLGIASKERLYILNHKYYSVNKIISVFKKLTLNNSENQKLIEEGIKKKDQTKDIENKSITNNNDSGNNANDLPHTLEGNTPITNTSNYNINHKEKLCLNNNEDKKKNGINTVYNILKSGVECSLNVLQNKLKEVEKDDILKSAPLNKQNNLDIYRDNYDILYNLNFNDILINNSILETACAEVKYSSYLKKQITEINKINSNFNLAIPKTIKYDRNNFPYLSNEEIEKLNKFRPSNLDEANKIEGVTMSGIYYLYHYIMKEKKKTKS, from the exons ATGGCTGAGGAAATGCCTATCCACTTTGGTTTCAAttgtcaaaaaaaaaaaatttttttttatgtcttAATactcattattttttttgtaataccGAATTATTCTTACATATTAAAGAAGAAATCGCTATTTTTGACACCAAACTTGTATAG aaaaacttataataatttcaaGAAAAATGGCAACAAATTGGATTCGAGTCAAAATCTCTTTGCTGGAAAATGCCCTTGTAATGagcatgaaaaaaaatatgatgttATAGTTATAGGTGGGGGACATAGCGGCTGTGAAGCTAGCTATATAAGTGCAAAGTTAGGAGCCAAAACTTTATTAATAACTCAATGTAAAGAGAGTATAGGAGAAATGTCATGCAACCCATCTATTGGAGGTATAGGGAAAGGAATACTTGTAAAAGAAATAGACGCATTAGGAGGGCTAATGGGAAAAGTAATAGATAAAAGTGGAattcattttaaaatattaaatttaaaaaaaggattAGCTGTGAGAGGACATAGAGCACAAGCGGATAGAGATTTGTATAATCATTATATGAAagaatatatgtttaatatgcctaatttatatatcctTGAAAATACTGTTCATTCATTATTAATTGAAAATTCAATAACACAAAATGATAGTACAAATATGGATGAAAATATGGaggagaaaaaaaaatacaaatatgtatacggaattaaaaataaatgttcGTGTGAATTTTACGCTGACAATGTTATTTTAACTACTGGTACATTTCTAGGAGGGATATGTCATATAGgaaaagataaatataaagggGGTCGAATTAAAAGGATCCTAGGAAAGGGGAAGGATAATCAATTGACAAGTGAAAGTTCTATTGAgctaaataaaataaaggaagaaattgacaaaaataagatgcaaaaaataaatgacaTACATAATTacattgaaaataataacgataataaaaatgaggTGAAAGAAAGTTCTATCTTTGATAACTTGATTGAAGAGTCTACGAAAAATCTTGCAACACAacttaaagaaaataattttgaaataaaaagaatgaAAACCGGTACACCTCCAAGATTATGCAAAGACAGCATAAATTTTGACattttagaaaaagaaGGAACAGAAAAAAAGcatcctttttatttttcctttttaaatagtaataaaataaataacaataaaacaTTGCCATGCTATAAAACTTATACAAATATGAACACCCATGAGCTagtcataaaatatttaaatgaattgCCTGATTTTGATTGTTATGATAAACTTGGTAATGGACCAAGATATTGCCCATCAATAGCTAAAAAAGTTACAAAAttttcagaaaaaaaaaaacacataaTATGGTTAGAACCAGAAGGTTTTgacaatatattaatttatccAAATGGTTTAAGCTCAGCATATCCATTAAATAGACAACaagaaattataaattcaatAAAAGGTTTGgaaaatgcaaaaataCTTTTCCCTGCTTATGAtgttgaatatttttatgttaatCCAAAGTGTTTAAATTATACATtagaaacaaaaataattaatggattatttttatctggTCAAATATGTGGGACAACTGGATATGAAGAAGCAGCTTGTCAAGGCATAGTTGCGGGAATTAATGCAGCATTAAATTcgctaaaaaaaaaaaatatgtcacCCATAAgtaattttgtattaacAAGAAATGATAGTTATATAGGAGTTTTAATACATGatcttataaataaaggaaTTACAGAACCATATAGAATGTTTACCTCTCGAGCTGAATATAGATTATATTTACGACCTGATAATGCTGATATTAGATTAACACCAAAGGCAGAACAATTGGGTATAGCTTCAAAAGAAagactatatatattaaatcataaatattactcagttaataaaattatatctgTTTTTAAGAAATTAACTTTAAATAATTCGGAAAACCAAAAGCTTATAGAAGagggaataaaaaaaaaagatcaAACTAAAGacattgaaaataaatctatcacaaataataatgatagtGGGAATAATGCAAATGATTTGCCTCACACTTTAGAAGGAAACACACCAATTACCAACACATCCaactataatattaatcataaggaaaaattatgcttgaataataatgaagataaaaaaaaaaatggcatAAATACTGTTTataacatattaaaaagtgGGGTAGAATGTTCGTTAAATGTTTtgcaaaataaattgaaaGAAGTAGAAAAAGacgatatattaaaaagtgcACCATTGAATAAACAAAACAATTTAGACATATATAGAgataattatgatatattatacaatttaaattttaacgatattttaataaacaatTCAATATTAGAAACAGCATGTGCTGAAGTTAAATATTCCTCTTATTTAAAGAAGCAGATAACCGAGATTAACAAAATCAATagcaattttaatttagcCATTCCTAAGaccataaaatatgatag GAATAATTTCCCTTATTTGTCTAACgaagaaattgaaaaaCTCAACAAATTTAGACCCTCCAATTTGGACGAAGCCAATAAAATTGAAGGTGTAACGATGAGtggcatatattatttgtaccATTACAtaatgaaagaaaaaaaaaaaacaaaatcatGA
- a CDS encoding N-alpha-acetyltransferase 15, NatA auxiliary subunit, putative, producing MKKDGNDNNKLPTKEMNNFRLMTQMIELKKYKKALKICEQILKKYPKNGETLSVKGYLLNLMDENNKEEAFKYAKEGIINNLSSNFCWYLYGCLYKNYKNYEEALKCYMKSIKLNRHDHKAIKEASVILLYLNRYEQFKDLRIDTYKDCAKGPKDKALIIFAYHLLKQYEKCYHLIKQVEEDLSNIDVGNDQDKTNNNIITANEKHQLLVYMSEILLEGKMYKECIQFLNKHKQLENDKLWYNQMLGLIYLYENDISKANKYFKEAFSVNSENLNILLLILFTEKEIYIDDEANDGNNKNVTLSNLFYLDYKDEHKMNEEVKINENTKVLLHESILDIYGSNKNLKLLSYINKNILNDYVCHNLEMKKYDVYTVPEFKNFTNTNPINPENFKKGINESSVDKFIELLKEDIKKECQNISNNTTENYNNIQWSNKIGFDLFYYPKKRVEKSMDILYFYKIKNLNDKEEKCFENYFTNLQNKYENSNLLKIFPLYFYNETKFSYYIEKLFRNLCFQKCFTIFNYLKPVLTYKNVKILLFLLHKYIKNYDETNKLCEFDNDYVLRDNNSNSYVINNIEKNDFEKREDSINETLNGHSDKNKTSEEGIHCNGTLEINNNKSDETESEINHMSNEKNKMKDMIGSSSSLGMYVEGMQNGNINNKNKLNKGTTTQLKDKKPKEEIKPKLNKKVLTKEESDEIFMLCIYSFISQLYDYINCVKDSLYFIDKCINNIKHKINEGFKYELIFTKGLIYKRNGNYLMAFKYLDICRNHNIGDRFINSKTVKAGLKCGLIKYSRKMATIFTNPLDNNFLKNITDTQCFWIEYALALSYFNKHMNIHLNGSIDEQGEKFYQFKTSSSNDISNDIAALNLGQVISDENGREQITLSSKVIADNDLFSRNEHNDYSKSLFFLHLGHKQFIDIHEDHLCFYYYVLRKVLYRSYRHLLYMSGHIFSSRFYRRFGKLLIKICIHMNDIGMKPKTDQSKNNKKKNKSNTTPNPTEDKEIYEHMKKDPLENAMIYMNTFLSQPNADISVYALNYEIERRRGNDYVKLINIIHEIKKLFPHHNYYYKLAPLISHYLYSVSKDNIDDEKMKEITKSLNTILGLNYDTYNEEILKKERTNYINNFMKFFNENKKGDLRYLQSAFEIYTHCNEKISNDILLNEYMDPKKNKLGRCFKFFTFLINHKKKHSELSEATNRFKELCKEAYPLATAFQ from the exons atgaagaaagaTGGAAATGATAATAACAAGTTACCAACTAAGGAAATGAACAATTTCCGCTTGATGACTCAGATGatagaattaaaaaaatataaaaaggcACTTAAAATATGCGAACaaatacttaaaaaatatcctAAAAATGGTGAAACATTATCAGTAAAAGGTTATTTGTTAAATCTGATGGATGAGAATAACAAAGAAGAAGcatttaaatatgcaaaagaaggtataataaataatttatcgaGTAATTTTTGTTGGTATCTATATGGAtgcttatataaaaattataaaaattatgaggAAGCATTGAAATGTTATATGAAATCAATTAAGTTAAATAGGCATGACCATAAAGCAATAAAAGAGGCATccgttattttattatatttaaatagaTATGAACAATTTAAAGATTTACGTATAGATACATATAAAGATTGTGCAAAAGGACCAAAAGATAAAGctcttattatatttgcCTATCATTTGTTAAAGCAGtatgaaaaatgttatCATCTTATTAAACAAGTAGAAGAAGATTTATCCAACATAGATGTAGGAAATGATCAAGATAAAacgaataataatatcataACAGCAAATGAAAAACATCAGCTACTAGTTTATATGtcagaaatattattagaaGGGAAAATGTACAAAGAGtgtatacaatttttaaacaaGCATAAACAActtgaaaatgataaattatgGTATAATCAAATGTTAGGtttaatatacttatatgaaaatgatatatcaaaagccaataaatattttaaggAAGCCTTTTCAGTAAATtcagaaaatttaaatatacttttattaaTCTTGTTTAccgaaaaagaaatatatattgatgACGAAGCAAACGATggcaataataaaaatgtgacATTGTCcaatttgttttatcttGACTATAAAGATGAACATAAAATGAACGAAGAAGTTAAAATAAACGAAAATACAAAGGTACTGTTACATGAATCGATTTTAGATATATATGGATCCAACAAGAATTTAAAactattatcatatattaataaaaatatattaaatgattaTGTGTGTCATAATCttgaaatgaaaaaatatgatgtaTACACGGTGCctgaatttaaaaattttacaaatacAAATCCAATAAATCCTGAAAACTTTAAAAAGGGAATCAACGAAAGTAGTGTAGATAAATTTATAGAATTGTTAAAAGAGGATATAAAGAAAGAATGTCAAAATATAAGCAATAATACGAcagaaaattataacaacATTCAATGGTCAAACAAAATAGgatttgatttattttattacccCAAAAAAAGAGTAGAAAAATCTAtggatattttatatttttataaaataaaaaatttaaatgataaagaagaaaaatgctttgaaaattattttaccaatttacaaaataaatatgaaaattcaaatttattaaaaatatttcctttatatttttataatgaaacaaaattttcttACTATATAGAAAAGTTATTCCGaaatttatgttttcaaaaatgtttcaccatatttaattatttaaaaccagttcttacatataaaaatgtcaAAATATTGCTTTTCCTATtgcacaaatatataaagaattatGATGAAACCAATAAATTGTGTGAATTTGATAATGATTATGTTTTGAGAGATAACAACTCAAATTCTTATGTTATAAATaacattgaaaaaaatgatttcgAAAAGAGAGAAGATTCAATTAATGAAACCCTCAATGGGCATTcagacaaaaataaaacatcgGAAGAAGGAATCCATTGTAATGGTACattagaaataaataataataaatctgATGAAACAGAAAGTGAGATAAATCATATGTctaacgaaaaaaataaaatgaaggATATGATTGGATCATCTTCTTCACTAGGAATGTATGTAGAAGGAATGCAAAATGGAAAcataaacaataaaaataaattgaaCAAAGGAACCACAACTCAActtaaagataaaaaaccaaaggaagaaataaaacccaaattaaataaaaaagtgtTAACTAAAGAAGAAAGcgatgaaatatttatgctttgtatttattcatttataagtcaattatatgattatattaattgtgTAAAagattctttatattttatagataaatgtataaataatattaaacataaaattaatgaaggattcaaatatgaattaatttttactaaaggattaatttataaaagaaatggaAATTATCTAATggcatttaaatatttagatATATGTAGAAATCATAATATTGGTGATAGATTTATAAATTCGAAAACAGTTAAAGCTGGTTTAAAATGTGGgcttataaaatattcaagaAAAATGGCTACAATTTTTACTAACCCATTAGATAacaactttttaaaaaatataacggATACTCAATGTTTTTGGATTGAATATGCACTAGCCTTAAGTTATTTTAACAAACATATGAATATACATCTAAATGGATCTATTGATGAACAAGGAGAAAAGTTCTATCAATTTAAAACGAGTTCATCAAATGATATATCTAACGATATAGCTGCATTAAATTTAGGCCAAGTTATTTCAGATGAAAATGGAAGAGAACAAATTACACTAAGTTCAAAAGTTATAGCAGATAATGATCTTTTTTCACGAAATGAGCATAATGATTATAGCAagtcattattttttttgcatctAGGGCATAAACAGTTTATTGATATACATGAAGATCACTTATGTTTCTATTACTATGTGTTAAGAAAAGTTTTGTACAGATCATATAGACATTTGTTGTATATGTCTggtcatatattttctagCCGATTTTACAGAAGGTttggaaaattattaattaaaatttgtatacatATGAATGATATTGGAATGAAACCTAAAACGGATCAaagcaaaaataataaaaaaaaaaacaaatctAATACTACACCGAATCCTACTGAAGATAAAGAAATTTATGAGCATATGAAAAAGGATCCCTTAGAAAATGCgatgatatatatgaatacatttttatcacaACCTAATGCAGATATTTCTGTATACGCTTTGAATTACGAGATTGAAAGGAGAAGAG GAAATGATTATGTCAAACTTATCAACATAATTCAtgagataaaaaaattattcccTCATCATAACTATTACTACAAACTAGCACCGCTAATATCGCACTATTTGTATTCAG TATCCAAGGACAATATTGATGacgaaaaaatgaaagaaaTTACAAAAAGTTTGAATACAATTTTGGGATTAAATTATGATACATATAATGAGGAAATTCTAAAGAAAGAGAGAACAAACTATatcaataattttatgaaattttttaatgaaaataaaaaaggagaTTTAAGATATTTACAGTCAG cCTTCGAAATTTACACCCATTgcaatgaaaaaataagcaacgacattttattaaatgaatatatggatccaaagaaaaacaaattagGAAGGtgtttcaaattttttacatttttaattaatcacaaaaaaaagcatTCAGAGTTATCAGAAGCAACAAATCGATTTAAG gAATTGTGTAAAGAGGCATACCCTTTGGCAACCGCATTTCAATAA
- a CDS encoding RNA polymerase II transcription factor B subunit 2, putative, with protein sequence MVKARKNIENMEIYDYMKEMDAKIWEYLFDDSLAHETIFNSLNELEQIIISRLLFIQQVVSERAMRLWINPNFLKKLSESIKNLVDVKILVESETKKDNYNQYKINDRFRLTLLNKIYQNDKSNIFIFNNNIKLQLNKEKELYEKKLFPTKEGILCYASARWNTLLHFIASPNLNSYKYSHSYSGSYASTYPHSSSIHGGIDSPIKTEMGTSIDPNNVHSYGGEYSYNNSLKSVKVEKGNYYGTQTKKSRKNNEDSDEEYQPYGDEMYDDENYENESFSQRRKYKSYGEYENTGNDSEYDEDEGYEDESNEQYDNQTRNKYSQNYNDIENSNSGKYLNPRMGNKENVNLYDPNKKRDGRRGRKKKKGVYAYKQNNLYYKSLQSRENNNMEEENNDFFFSSSNIKKEDLLACAPCGSLIEVLKKKKFILDDVNNSSNIANNNNNNKTINMSREAFSWFLKDIRSRIISLVIEYLLIIDDGNVTNIAKQNSAKHKKKGNSENVISNDGNEALPNSSISNTLINDYNNNDNMNNNNVNGGEWGTNNEDMNNADGLNMNIKDAQDYITDPNKNSQKSEIYIKETLLFILSLTQCNIGQPIFLENLTKAQKEFVDFGIHIGLFLKTHDSYIFITPYALLLTINNLNVENYISILNHLSVEKFCEESGYNNNEDENIKKKAKLSEIYFHKYLLIQNTVRVKSEPLMDEDEKKDMKKFETKNYISQDITNHNIHSEKRLNENDNLEIGLIIQSNFKVYLYTSSILKINILSHLCELQARTPNMVVGILTRRSVLNAYNSDITADQIIKFLESYSHPGKTKLKSIIPINVITQLKLWEAERHRLTLEDSIVFKNFEKEYLPHLYQQIVIWANSKNYLLHYTPWPKNTNSPEFDAWMKTEKYLCCIYESKNEIIDKIKEIRGKLMKKRQAI encoded by the coding sequence ATGGTGAAGGCACGGAAAAATATTGAGaatatggaaatatatGACTACATGAAGGAGATGGATGCAAAGATATgggaatatttatttgatgacTCACTAGCACATGAGACGATATTTAACTCACTAAATGAATTAGagcaaattataatatctaGGCTATTGTTTATTCAACAAGTAGTTTCAGAAAGAGCTATGAGATTATGGATAAATccaaattttttgaaaaaattaagtgagagtataaaaaatttagttGATGTTAAAATATTAGTTGAAAgtgaaacaaaaaaagataactataatcaatataaaataaatgatcgATTCAGATtaacattattaaataaaatatatcaaaatgataaaagtaatatttttatatttaataataatataaaactacaactaaataaagaaaaagaattatatgaaaaaaaattatttcctaCAAAAGAAGGTATTCTATGTTATGCCAGTGCAAGATGGAATACTCTCTTGCATTTTATTGCATCACCAAATTTGAAtagttataaatatagtcATAGTTATAGTGGTAGTTATGCTAGTACTTACCCACACAGTAGTAGCATCCATGGTGGTATAGATTCCCCTATAAAAACAGAGATGGGAACTTCGATCGATCCAAATAATGTTCATTCTTATGGAGGGGAATATtcttataataatagtttGAAAAGTGTGAAAGTAGAAAAAGGAAACTATTATGGTACTCAAACTAAAAAAAgcagaaaaaataatgaagacAGTGATGAAGAATATCAACCTTATGGTGATGAAATGtatgatgatgaaaattatgaaaacgAATCATTTTCACAAAGaaggaaatataaaagttaTGGAGAATATGAAAACACAGGAAATGATTCAGAATATGACGAGGATGAAGGTTATGAAGATGAATCAAATGAGCAATATGACAATCAAAcacgaaataaatattcacaaaattataatgacattgaaaatagtaatagtggtaaatatttaaaccCAAGAATGggtaataaagaaaatgtaaatttatacgatcctaataaaaaaagagatGGAAGACGAGggagaaagaaaaaaaaaggagtctatgcatataaacaaaataatttatattataaaagtcTTCAAAGtagagaaaataataatatggaagaagaaaataatgatttttttttttcttcatcaaatattaaaaaagaagattTGTTAGCATGTGCACCATGTGGTAGTTTGATAGaagttttgaaaaaaaaaaaatttatacttGATGATGTAAATAATAGTTCTAACATTgctaataataacaataataataaaacaataaatatgagTAGAGAAGCATTTTCATGGtttttaaaagatataaGAAGTAGAATAATATCTTTAGTtattgaatatttattaataattgatGATGGGAATGTAACAAATATAGCTAAGCAAAATTCAgctaaacataaaaaaaaaggcaATTCAGAAAATGTGATTTCTAATGATGGGAATGAAGCATTACCAAATAGTTCCATCTCAAATACTCttataaatgattataacaataatgataatatgaataataataatgtaaatgGAGGAGAGTGGGGTACTAACAATGAAGATATGAATAATGCAGATGGtctaaatatgaatataaaggATGCACAAGATTATATAACAGatccaaataaaaattctcAAAAAtcagaaatatatataaaagaaacattattatttattttatcattaacCCAATGTAATATTGGTCAAccaatatttttagaaaacTTAACAAAAGCTCAAAAAGAATTTGTAGACTTTGGTATACATATAggcttatttttaaaaacacatgatagttatatatttataacaccatatgcattattattaacaataaataatttaaatgtagaaaattatatatctatattaaaTCATTTATCTGTAGAAAAATTTTGTGAAGAATCTggttataataataatgaagatgaaaatataaaaaaaaaagctaaATTAagtgaaatatattttcataaatatttattaatacaaaatacGGTTCGTGTGAAGAGTGAGCCATTAATGGATGAGGATGAGAAAAaagatatgaaaaaatttgaaacaaaaaattatatttcacAAGACATAACTAATCATAATATACATTCAGAAAAAagattaaatgaaaatgataatttagAAATAGGGTTAATTATTCAAAGTAATTTTAaagtttatttatatacttcatcaattttaaaaataaatattttaagtcATTTATGTGAATTACAAGCAAGAACACCAAATATGGTTGTTGGGATATTAACAAGAAGAAGTGTattaaatgcatataacTCAGATATTACTGCTgatcaaattattaaatttttagaaTCCTATTCACATCCtggaaaaacaaaattaaaaagtataatacCAATTAATGTTATTACTCAGCTTAAATTATGGGAAGCTGAAAGACATCGATTAACATTAGAAGATTctattgtttttaaaaatttcgaaaaagaatatttgCCACATTTATATCAACAAATTGTTATTTGGGCTAATagcaaaaattatttattacattatACCCCTTGGccaaaaaatacaaattccCCTGAATTTGATGCATGGATGAAAACAGAAAAATATCTATGTTGCATATATGAGtcgaaaaatgaaattattgATAAGATAAAGGAAATTCGTGGTAAGTTAATGAAAAAGCGTCAAGCAATATGA